One genomic segment of Bradyrhizobium prioriisuperbiae includes these proteins:
- a CDS encoding DUF992 domain-containing protein translates to MRLPALIGIATATLIASFASANAQQVQAGILECQGGQNVGFVVGSATELQCIFRSNDGRSAEPYIASVHRYGLDLGVTQQTGLAWAVNAPTYRVGRGALAGQYGGIGANATVGVGIGANLLVGGSANAYSLQPLSLQGQTGLAAVAGIVDVQLRPADLGPKRRAHRRHRHHH, encoded by the coding sequence ATGCGTCTACCTGCCCTCATCGGCATCGCCACCGCGACGCTCATCGCGTCATTCGCATCCGCCAATGCCCAGCAGGTTCAGGCTGGCATTCTCGAGTGCCAGGGCGGTCAGAACGTCGGTTTCGTCGTTGGTTCGGCCACCGAGCTGCAGTGCATTTTCCGCAGCAACGACGGCCGCTCGGCCGAGCCCTATATCGCCAGCGTTCATCGCTACGGCCTTGACCTCGGTGTCACCCAGCAGACCGGCCTTGCCTGGGCCGTGAACGCCCCGACCTATCGCGTCGGACGTGGCGCGCTTGCCGGACAGTATGGCGGCATCGGCGCCAACGCGACGGTCGGTGTCGGCATCGGTGCCAACCTTCTGGTCGGCGGTTCGGCCAACGCCTACTCGCTGCAGCCGCTTAGCCTGCAGGGCCAGACCGGTCTTGCTGCCGTCGCCGGCATTGTCGACGTCCAGCTGCGCCCGGCCGATCTCGGTCCGAAGCGCCGCGCTCACCGTCGCCATCGTCATCATCACTAA
- a CDS encoding DUF992 domain-containing protein, with protein sequence MRRLSALLGVAAITLAASFTLAHAQQGRVQVGVLECRGGSSLGFIVGSVTNLSCVFNADGRAPDYYVAQIRKIGLDLGITEQSALAWAVFAPTNRIGPGDLSGGYGGVQGSATVGVGVGGNALIGGSTNSFALQPLSLQGQVGISIAAGVAELTLRPGR encoded by the coding sequence ATGCGCCGCCTGTCTGCACTCCTCGGAGTTGCCGCCATCACACTTGCAGCGTCGTTCACGCTTGCTCATGCCCAGCAAGGCCGCGTTCAGGTCGGCGTGCTCGAGTGCCGCGGCGGCTCGAGCCTCGGCTTCATCGTCGGCTCGGTCACCAACCTGTCCTGCGTGTTCAACGCCGACGGCCGGGCGCCGGATTATTATGTGGCGCAGATCCGCAAGATCGGCCTCGACCTCGGCATTACCGAGCAGAGCGCGCTGGCCTGGGCAGTGTTCGCCCCCACCAACCGGATCGGTCCCGGCGATCTCTCCGGCGGCTACGGCGGCGTGCAGGGCAGCGCTACGGTCGGCGTCGGTGTCGGCGGCAACGCGTTGATCGGTGGTTCAACGAATTCGTTCGCGTTGCAGCCGCTCAGCCTGCAGGGTCAGGTTGGCATCAGCATCGCGGCGGGCGTTGCCGAGCTGACCCTGCGTCCGGGACGCTGA
- a CDS encoding glycosyltransferase family 87 protein — translation MAHFWQSLRSGGWLTPARVCGYSLLLLGMTLAGLLAWVALSDHGIDRNGKPLGTDFSNVYAAGVLTLSGQAADAYDPPRQYAAERAVFGGREVPFFGWHYPPFFFVVAALVATMPYAWGLALWLATSGLAYLATIRAILPNRSIAFDIGLAALAFPAVLVNIGHGQNGFMTAALLGAGLHLLDRRPALAGLLIGLLAYKPQFGVLIPLVLLVSGRWTTIAAAAATVGALIAMTFAVFGAGVWQAFFASMTFTQQVVLEQGGTGWEKIQSIFSATRMWGASLPVAYAVQSALALALAASLAWLWRSDAGRELKASALATACLLATPYVLDYDLVVLAVSIAFFVRHGLTHGFRDYEISLLAAVWTVPLITRSVAGVTGIPLGLIVVMALYVLTLRRAVTDIGGVSIFNHRLARV, via the coding sequence ATGGCTCATTTTTGGCAATCGCTGCGGAGCGGCGGCTGGCTTACCCCGGCGCGAGTGTGCGGCTATAGCCTGCTGCTGCTCGGCATGACGCTGGCGGGGCTGCTGGCCTGGGTGGCGCTGTCGGATCACGGGATCGACCGCAACGGCAAGCCGCTGGGGACCGATTTCTCGAATGTCTATGCCGCCGGCGTGCTGACCCTGAGCGGCCAGGCCGCGGACGCCTACGACCCACCGCGCCAGTACGCCGCTGAACGGGCGGTGTTCGGGGGGCGCGAGGTGCCGTTTTTCGGCTGGCACTATCCACCGTTCTTCTTCGTGGTGGCCGCTCTGGTTGCGACCATGCCCTATGCATGGGGACTTGCCCTATGGCTCGCCACCAGCGGGCTCGCCTACCTCGCAACGATCCGTGCGATCCTGCCGAACCGCAGCATCGCCTTTGACATCGGGCTTGCGGCGCTCGCCTTCCCCGCTGTTCTCGTCAACATCGGGCACGGCCAGAACGGATTCATGACGGCGGCACTGCTCGGCGCAGGACTCCATTTGCTCGATCGCCGGCCAGCGCTCGCCGGCCTGCTGATCGGCCTCCTGGCCTACAAGCCGCAATTCGGCGTGTTGATCCCACTGGTGCTGCTGGTCAGTGGACGCTGGACTACAATCGCGGCGGCCGCAGCCACCGTCGGCGCGCTGATCGCCATGACCTTCGCGGTGTTCGGCGCCGGCGTCTGGCAGGCCTTTTTCGCGTCGATGACGTTCACGCAACAGGTGGTGCTCGAACAGGGCGGCACCGGTTGGGAGAAAATCCAGTCGATCTTTTCGGCGACACGGATGTGGGGTGCCAGCCTTCCGGTGGCGTATGCGGTTCAGTCCGCGCTCGCGCTGGCACTCGCGGCAAGTCTCGCGTGGCTGTGGCGCAGTGACGCCGGGCGCGAACTCAAGGCTTCAGCGCTGGCGACGGCGTGCCTCCTGGCCACACCATATGTGCTCGACTACGACCTCGTCGTGCTGGCGGTGTCGATCGCATTCTTCGTCCGCCACGGACTGACGCACGGCTTCCGCGACTACGAGATCAGCCTGCTCGCCGCAGTCTGGACCGTGCCCCTGATCACGCGCAGCGTGGCCGGGGTTACCGGCATCCCGCTCGGGCTCATCGTCGTGATGGCGCTGTATGTGCTGACACTGCGGCGTGCGGTCACCGATATCGGTGGCGTGAGCATTTTCAACCATCGCCTCGCGCGCGTGTGA
- a CDS encoding elongation factor G — MGHEVSKGLDVRSPRGPRCIALVGPFQSGKTTLLEAILARTGAIPKPGTVEAGTTFGDSSPEARSHRMSVGLTAATTTFMGDTYTFIDCPGSVEFIHDMRTALPAVDAAVVVCEADQRKLPQLQIIMRELEDLGIPRFLFLNKIDKADQRVRETLATLQPASRVPLVLRQIPIWTDNIIAGFVDLALERAFVYREHMPSEVVALEGSDLDREKEARFTMLEKLADHDDRLMEQLLEDIPPPRDAVFDDLAKELRDGQICPVLLGSATRENGVLRLMKALRHECPGVAETAKRLGAAATGKDAIAYVMKTAHLQHGGKLSLSRVLAGHMEEGATVQSSDGRSGRVSGMSAASAASDTKRTSADAGDVIALGKLDQIKTGDTISSGKTAPASLIEIASLSPVLAIALAAVDRKDDVKLGQALTRLYEEDPSLTVIHDPLTHEMVVWGQGEMHLRVALERLRDRFGVNVKQHPPGVGYQETIRKPITQRGRHKKQSGGHGQFGDVVLEIKPLPRSTGFTFTEKVVGGAVPRNYIGAVEEGVKDALLRGPLGFPVIDIAVTLTDGSYHSVDSSDLAFRTAARTGMSEALPQCQPVLLEPIYVVEIVCPTDATAKINAILSGRRGQILSFDTRENWSGWDAVRAMMPEAEIGDLIVELRSATAGAGGFTRRFDHMAEVTGRAADQIIAAHRSAAA, encoded by the coding sequence ATGGGACACGAAGTCTCAAAGGGACTTGATGTCAGAAGTCCCCGAGGTCCACGGTGCATTGCGCTCGTGGGCCCATTCCAAAGCGGTAAGACCACCCTTCTCGAGGCTATCCTCGCGCGCACAGGCGCAATCCCCAAACCAGGCACCGTCGAAGCAGGCACCACTTTCGGAGATTCATCCCCGGAGGCGCGCAGCCATCGCATGAGCGTCGGGCTGACCGCAGCCACCACGACCTTCATGGGCGATACCTATACCTTCATCGACTGCCCGGGATCAGTGGAGTTCATCCACGACATGCGTACGGCGCTGCCGGCGGTCGATGCCGCGGTGGTGGTCTGCGAGGCCGACCAGCGCAAGCTGCCGCAGCTTCAGATCATCATGCGCGAGCTGGAAGACCTCGGCATTCCGCGCTTTCTGTTTCTGAACAAGATCGACAAGGCGGATCAGCGGGTGCGCGAGACGCTGGCCACGCTGCAGCCGGCCTCGCGGGTGCCGCTGGTGCTGCGGCAGATTCCGATCTGGACCGACAATATTATCGCCGGCTTCGTCGACCTCGCGCTGGAGCGCGCCTTCGTTTACCGCGAGCACATGCCCTCCGAGGTGGTGGCGCTGGAAGGCAGCGATCTCGATCGCGAAAAGGAAGCCCGCTTCACCATGCTTGAAAAGCTGGCCGATCACGACGACCGGTTGATGGAGCAATTGCTGGAAGATATTCCGCCGCCGCGCGATGCCGTGTTCGACGATCTGGCGAAGGAGTTGCGCGACGGGCAGATTTGTCCGGTGCTGCTGGGGTCGGCGACACGCGAGAACGGCGTGCTGCGGTTGATGAAGGCGCTGCGGCATGAATGCCCGGGCGTGGCGGAGACAGCGAAGCGCCTTGGAGCCGCTGCGACAGGCAAGGACGCGATCGCTTACGTGATGAAGACGGCGCATCTGCAGCATGGCGGCAAGCTGTCGCTTAGCCGGGTGCTGGCCGGGCACATGGAGGAGGGGGCCACCGTGCAATCGTCGGATGGCCGTTCCGGTCGCGTCTCCGGCATGTCGGCGGCCTCCGCGGCGAGCGATACCAAACGCACGTCGGCCGATGCGGGCGACGTGATCGCGCTCGGCAAGCTCGACCAGATCAAGACCGGCGATACGATTTCGTCGGGCAAGACCGCGCCGGCGTCATTGATCGAGATCGCGTCATTGTCTCCGGTGCTCGCGATCGCGCTTGCTGCAGTCGACCGCAAGGACGACGTCAAGCTCGGCCAGGCGCTGACGCGGTTGTATGAGGAGGACCCGTCGCTGACCGTTATTCACGATCCGCTGACCCATGAGATGGTCGTGTGGGGACAGGGCGAGATGCATCTGCGGGTGGCGCTGGAGCGGTTGCGCGATCGCTTCGGCGTCAACGTCAAGCAGCATCCGCCCGGCGTCGGTTATCAGGAAACCATCCGCAAGCCGATCACCCAGCGCGGCCGTCACAAGAAGCAGTCCGGTGGCCACGGCCAGTTCGGCGACGTAGTGCTCGAGATCAAGCCACTGCCACGTAGCACCGGCTTCACCTTCACCGAGAAAGTGGTCGGCGGCGCGGTGCCCCGCAACTACATTGGGGCGGTGGAGGAGGGCGTCAAGGACGCGCTGTTGCGAGGCCCGCTCGGCTTCCCGGTGATCGATATCGCCGTCACCCTCACTGACGGCTCCTATCACAGTGTCGACTCGTCCGATCTGGCGTTTCGCACGGCGGCGCGCACCGGCATGAGCGAAGCGCTGCCGCAGTGCCAGCCGGTGCTGCTGGAGCCGATCTATGTGGTCGAGATCGTCTGTCCGACCGATGCGACGGCGAAAATCAACGCCATCCTGTCGGGGCGGCGCGGACAGATCCTGTCGTTTGACACCCGCGAAAACTGGTCCGGATGGGATGCGGTCCGGGCGATGATGCCCGAAGCCGAGATCGGCGACCTGATTGTCGAGCTGCGGTCGGCCACCGCTGGCGCCGGTGGTTTTACCCGTCGGTTCGATCACATGGCGGAGGTCACCGGCCGCGCCGCGGACCAGATCATCGCGGCACATCGTTCCGCGGCGGCCTGA
- a CDS encoding pyridoxal phosphate-dependent aminotransferase — protein sequence MSFLSASLARVKPSATIAVTDKARQLKAAGRNVIGLGAGEPDFDTPANIKLAAIHAIEAGRTKYTAVDGIPELKEAIIAKFQRENGLTYKPNQITVGTGGKQVLYNALMATLNPGDEVIIPAPYWVSYPEMVALAGGESVPVVCTAEHGFKLQAADLERAITPKTKWIILNSPSNPTGAAYSHAELKALTDVLVRHPQVWVMTDDMYEHLVYDDFKFATPAQVEPKLFDRTLTVNGVSKAYCMTGWRIGYAGGPQPLIAAMATIQSQSTSNPSSIAQWAAVEALNGPQEFIPANNKVFKERRDLVVSMLNQANGINCPRPEGAFYVYPSCAGTIGKTAPSGKKLETDEDFVTELLETEGVAVVQGSAFGLGPAFRISYATKTSDLEDACKRIQRFCGNLR from the coding sequence ATGTCTTTCCTGTCTGCCTCGCTCGCCCGTGTGAAGCCGTCCGCGACCATCGCGGTCACGGATAAAGCGCGGCAGCTGAAAGCGGCGGGGAGGAACGTTATCGGCCTCGGCGCCGGCGAACCGGATTTCGATACTCCGGCCAATATCAAGCTGGCGGCGATCCACGCCATCGAGGCCGGCAGGACCAAGTATACGGCTGTCGACGGCATTCCCGAGCTGAAGGAGGCGATCATCGCCAAGTTCCAGCGCGAGAATGGCCTGACCTACAAGCCGAACCAGATCACGGTCGGCACCGGCGGCAAGCAGGTGCTCTACAACGCGCTGATGGCGACCCTCAATCCGGGGGATGAAGTCATCATCCCGGCGCCGTACTGGGTGAGCTATCCGGAAATGGTGGCGCTGGCTGGCGGTGAATCCGTGCCGGTGGTCTGCACGGCGGAGCATGGCTTCAAGCTGCAGGCGGCCGATCTCGAGCGTGCCATCACCCCGAAGACCAAGTGGATCATCCTCAACTCGCCGTCAAACCCGACCGGCGCGGCCTACAGCCATGCCGAGCTGAAAGCGCTCACCGACGTTCTGGTCCGCCATCCGCAGGTCTGGGTCATGACCGACGATATGTACGAGCACCTGGTCTATGACGACTTCAAGTTCGCCACGCCGGCGCAGGTCGAACCGAAACTGTTCGACCGTACGCTGACGGTGAACGGCGTCTCCAAGGCCTATTGCATGACCGGCTGGCGTATCGGCTATGCGGGCGGTCCGCAGCCCCTGATCGCCGCCATGGCCACCATCCAGTCGCAATCGACGTCGAATCCGTCGTCGATCGCGCAGTGGGCCGCCGTGGAGGCCCTCAATGGACCGCAGGAGTTCATCCCCGCGAACAACAAGGTGTTCAAGGAACGCCGTGATCTCGTGGTGTCGATGCTGAACCAGGCGAACGGCATCAACTGCCCACGTCCGGAGGGTGCATTCTACGTCTACCCGTCCTGTGCCGGCACCATTGGCAAGACCGCACCATCCGGCAAAAAGCTCGAGACCGATGAAGATTTCGTGACTGAGCTGCTGGAGACCGAGGGGGTTGCGGTGGTGCAGGGGTCGGCGTTCGGCCTCGGACCGGCGTTTCGCATCTCTTACGCCACCAAAACCTCGGATCTCGAAGACGCCTGCAAGCGGATCCAGCGTTTCTGCGGCAATCTTCGGTAA
- a CDS encoding glutathione S-transferase family protein → MYKLYTMQRSGNSYKVRLALALMNAPYHAIEIDILKGESRTPEFLAKNPNGQVPLLEVADGRYLAESNAILWYVAIGTSLAPESRLDRADAMQWMFFEQHALEPNIGAAYFWLSLVKGGRELHAYSLEDWMERGYRALQVMENHLQTRDYFAAGQLTVADIALYGYTHVADQCDYDLSGFPAVRAWLTRIEQEPRFVAMDWAPTEVPEDETGVPAE, encoded by the coding sequence ATGTACAAACTTTATACGATGCAGCGCTCAGGCAACAGCTACAAGGTTCGCCTTGCGCTGGCGTTGATGAACGCGCCGTATCATGCGATCGAAATCGACATCCTGAAGGGCGAAAGCCGCACCCCCGAATTCCTTGCAAAGAATCCCAACGGGCAGGTGCCGCTTCTGGAAGTGGCCGACGGTCGCTATCTCGCTGAGTCCAACGCCATCCTCTGGTATGTCGCAATCGGGACTTCGCTGGCGCCGGAAAGCCGGCTCGATCGCGCCGATGCGATGCAGTGGATGTTCTTCGAGCAGCACGCACTCGAGCCGAACATTGGCGCGGCCTATTTCTGGCTGTCGCTGGTCAAGGGCGGCCGTGAACTGCATGCCTATTCGCTGGAAGACTGGATGGAGCGCGGCTATCGCGCGCTGCAGGTGATGGAGAATCATCTGCAGACTCGCGACTATTTCGCCGCCGGTCAGCTCACGGTGGCGGACATCGCGCTGTATGGCTACACTCACGTCGCCGACCAATGCGACTACGACCTGTCCGGCTTCCCTGCGGTTCGCGCCTGGCTCACGCGCATCGAGCAGGAGCCCCGGTTCGTGGCGATGGACTGGGCCCCGACCGAGGTGCCCGAAGACGAGACCGGCGTCCCCGCGGAATGA